Part of the Candidatus Cloacimonadaceae bacterium genome, GGAAGAGGGTCCCGCCACTCCGATAACTTCATATCCCGGCAGTGCAGTGCGATAAACCTGCAAAGCCGCTGCATCGTTGGTGCTATTCATGATCGGAACGAAGACCTTCCTGTTGACGATATAGGAATTCGTATAGGGTTGATTTTGGGGGGTGTTCACCCGATAGACCTTGTAAGGATAACCCCAGGCGCAATTTAGATTGGCAAAATAGTTCGCCGTCTGTTCGATGGCGCTATATTGAGCATGGGTGGTGGGAACGCTGCGGATCAGGACTTTGTCCGGCGCGAGGAATTTTCCCCAGCAATCGATGTGGTCGATGTAGGTATTATTTGGATCAGGCAAGACATGATAACTAGTGATTCCCAAATATGCCTGCATTTTGGCATTTACCTGAGCCTGGGTGAGAGAGCTGTTTTCCGTATAGGCGATCATCGTTTGCGCGGCAGTATTGATCCCATCGGTCATATAATTGCCTCCGGTCTGCTGCAAATTCATTCCATAATAGGTCAGCGAGCTCTGCCCTGCAAAAATCTGCGGGATCATGTTGTCATTCGGTCTCGGACGATTGTATTGAAAATCCACTACGCTGAGATTGTCATTTCCGTCAAAGATGAACAATGGACCGTAATCTCTCGTCCAATATGATTCCGTTGCCGCGATCATGAAAGCTACGTTTGCCATGTTCACGCCGCCGGAGTTGAAAGCGGTTACGGCTTGATTTTGAACGCTGGTCGAAGATACGATGGTGAGCACCTGAAGCGTGTTTGAAAGCTGAGCCACGAGGGATACCGGAATCCCCAACGGATAGCGGATCATCACCTGGGAAGCGGGATCGAATTCGGAGACGGGACGCACCGGTCCGGTTGGCGGATTTGTCTCGATAAACCGGCTTAAAACACCGGTTAGATCAGTTTTGAGAACCTGATCTCCAAACAGCGGCAGTTGCAAGGAAAGCAATGCCAGCACCACGACACAAGCAAGGAAACAATTTTTAAAGCTCATTTGACTTTTATACTCCATTATAGATTCAATTACTTACTGTAATGATACAATTTCCATGCCGTTTCCAAAGTTTTTTTTCTCACTACTTGTTAGAAAAATGACTCCATTATCGAAAGGTTCATTTGATCCTATTTCAGCAACATCATTTTGAGAACACGGTTGGATTTACCCTGCTCAAGTTTGGCAAAATAGAGACCGGAGCTGACGAGTAAACCTCTTTCATCGACTCCAGCCCAAGTGACTGTATGATGTCCTTTGGCAAGTGGCGCTGAGAGCAAATGGTTGACTTTCTGCCCTTTGAGATTGTAAATCGTCAGATTGGTCAAGCCTGTTTCGGGAAGGATAAAACTAATCACGGTTTGCGGATTGAAGGGATTGGGGTAGTTGTAGAGAACGAGACCGGGCGAAACCGGAATCAGGCACTGATCATCACTATCCACGTTCTCAAGCTGCAACGGGATATTGAGCATTGTATCTTCACCCTCGACCACTACTACGTTTGGGATAACCAAATCCGCATAGTCCCACCGGCTGATTTTGATAGTATAAGTTCCCGTGCCGGTAGGATAGGGAAAACAACCCAGAGTATCGCTAAACTCCGGCAGTTTGCCCGTGATCTCGATCTTGGCACAATCCACCGGACGCATACTGACCGCATCATAGACATAACCGCTGATCCCGCCAATATAAATGGAATTATACTCATAAGCGCCGATATCGACTGTGCGCGGACCGTCAAATGTGCCGGGAGCGACTCTCTTGTGGTGTTTGATATCAAAAGCAGGTAAATCGGCTATGATTGCCCCAGCATCAATACAGGGAGAATCAGCTTGCAGAGAATAATCTCCATTGACCGGATCAACAAAGAGCGGATCGGCTACGATGTTGCCAAAACTTCCGACAAAATAACTTAGCGGGATATTTAAGGACATGCAGTTATGAACAAAAAGAGGAATCTGCGCGGGATCAAAACTTGAAGAGCTAATTTGTATTAAATCTGAGATGATATTGTTGTAAAATATACCACTTGGATGATTGCCGTTAAACAGAACTCGGAAGTTAACAAAAGTGTTGTTTATGACTTTTGGTCTCGCTCTATTCGAGTACATAACACGGGGATAGCTTATACTGTCAGGGTTGATTATGACAAACAAGTTGTTAAACAATCTAAATTCACCCGCATACTGGTTGGGGTAATTATCCAATTCAATAGCAGTTCCACAATTTGTTGCAACGATGTTATTATACATATAAGTATTCGGTCCGTGAGTCCGATATACGTTCACCTGGACAGAGCCGTAAAGATAGTTATCTGAAACAGCGTTTGTGCCAACACCGCCGCTACCGATAGTTAGAGGCATATTATGCGGATTGGCATTTATGGGCTTAATCAGTGTATTTCTTCTGCAAAAGGCTATTGTTCCAGTTGGTGAGCTGCATCCCATACTACCCGCCCCATTTAGCACCAAGTTCCCATAAGTGGAAACAATACCAATCTCAGATTTAATTTCTCTATTGTCGTATGAGGCGTTCATATTGTCATATACATTATTAAGTACTAAGTTATCAGTATAATAACCACCCCTCCGCCCCGACTAGCATTTCCGGTGAAGTAACACTTTGCTATCGTCACTTTATAGTTGTTTTCAGGAATGTTGTAATA contains:
- a CDS encoding T9SS type A sorting domain-containing protein codes for the protein MSLNIPLSYFVGSFGNIVADPLFVDPVNGDYSLQADSPCIDAGAIIADLPAFDIKHHKRVAPGTFDGPRTVDIGAYEYNSIYIGGISGYVYDAVSMRPVDCAKIEITGKLPEFSDTLGCFPYPTGTGTYTIKISRWDYADLVIPNVVVVEGEDTMLNIPLQLENVDSDDQCLIPVSPGLVLYNYPNPFNPQTVISFILPETGLTNLTIYNLKGQKVNHLLSAPLAKGHHTVTWAGVDERGLLVSSGLYFAKLEQGKSNRVLKMMLLK